TTTGAGTCTTCGGTACCAGCAGTGTTTGGAAACTATATCCAAGCTGGAGAGAGAAGTTTTTCATGCGCAAGAGAATGCTAAAAGGCTGAGTAGTGAAGTCCTAGCTGGAGCTGCAAAACTGAAGACTGTAGAGGACCAGTGTACTGTTTTGGAGAGCTCAAATGAAACTTTAAAGCTAGAAGCAGATGGTCTAACACACAAACTAGCAGCTAAGGATCAAGAGCTTATCCTGAAGCAAAGCGAGCTTGAGAAGTTTCAAGCTCTGATCCATGATGAGCACTCTCGGTTCTTGGAAATCGAAGCCAGCCTTAGAAGTTTGAAAAGTTTGCATTCTCAGTCCCAAGAGGAACAAAAGGTTCTCACTTCTGAAATTCAAAGCAGAGTTGACATGTTGAGGGAGTTAGAGACTCGTAATCATAAGTTGGAAGGAGAGATCAGCTCAGTTAAAGAAACAAACCGAAACTTAAGCGACTCTTCTATGATCTCCCTAGAGACTCAGAGATGCGAGATCTCCACCTTGAAAGAGGTGAAAGGAAATCTCGAGGAAGAAGTTGCTAGACAAATAAACCAAAGCAGTGCCCTTCAAGAAGAGATCCATCGTCTGAAGGATGAAATAAACAGCTTGAACAGAAGGTATCAAACAATAATGGAGCAAGTGAAACTCGCAGGATTGGATCCTGAATCCCTCACCTGCTCTGTGAGGAATCTACAAGACGAGAACTCAAAGCTTACCGAGCTGTGGAACCACCAGAGAGGTGATAAAGATGCTCTTACGGAGAAGCTGCGTGAAATGGATAACATTCTTAGAAAGAATGTTGGTCTAGAAAAACTGCTGCTGGAATCAAACACCAAACTGGATGGTTCTAGGGAGAAGACAAAGGATTTGCAAGAAAGATGTGAGTCTCTACGAGGAGAGAAGTCTGAGTTTAATGCCGAGAGAGCTAATCTGTTTTCCCAATTGCAAATCATGACTGAGAATATGCAGAAGCTCTTGGAGAAAAACTCTTTACTGGAGGCATCCCTCTCTGGTGCAAACATTGAGCTTCAGTGTGCAAGGGAGAAGTCAAAATGCTTTGAAGAGTTTTTCCAGTTGCTCAAAAAAGATAAGGCAGAGCTTACAAAGGAAAGAGAATCTCTCATCTCTCAGTTACATAGTAATAAGGAGAAGCTGGGAGTTCTGGAGAAGAAGTTCACAGAGTTGCAAGGAAGATATGCTGATCTACAGAGGGATAAACAGTACAAAAATCTACAAGTGGAAGAGCTAAGAGTCTCACTCGCCACTGAGAAGCAAGAGCGTGCTAGCTACGAAAGGTCGACTGACACAAGATTGGCAGATCTTCAGAGCAACGTGAGCTTTCTTCGAGAAGAGTGTCGCTCCAGGAAAAAGGAGTTTGAAGAAGAGCTTGACAGAGCAGTAGACGCTCAAGTCGAGATCTTCATCTTGCAAAAGTTTATAGAAGACTTGGAGCAGAAGAACTTTTCCCTCCTGGTTGAGTGCCAGAAATATGCAGAGGCGTCAATGTTTTCAGAGAAACTCATTACTGAGCTTGAAAGCGAGAATCTTGAGCAACAGATGGAAACAGAGTTCTTGCTGCATGAGGTTGATAACTGCAGGGGCGCAATCTATCAAGTGTTCAAGGCACTTCAGCTTGAAGCAGCTGACCAGAAAATTTCGAAAGAGCGAGTTCCAGTTTTACGCATCTTGGGTGGAATCAGTGAACTAAAACGTTCACTTTCCATCTCTGAATATGAGAAGCAGCGGCTTGTAATTGAGAACTCTGTGCTCTTATCTCTCCTTGGAGAGTTCCAATCAGATGGCATGAAGGTGGAATCAGAGAAACAAAACGCAGAGAGAGATCTGGAGACGATAGTACACCACTATGGAATGCTGAAGAAGGACATGCTCGAGCTATTGGAGATGAACCGGAAGTTGAAATCAGAACTGATCGACAGAGAGAAGCGGGAGCTAGATCTAAGAGCTGACCTACAAACTGAGCATTTAAAGTTTGAGAGTTTGCATGAGTCATACACGGCTCTGAATCAAGAATACTCCAAAGCTCTCGACGAAAACAAAACTTTGGATCTGACATTCTCAGAGCTTAAAGGTGAAATGCATAAACTACTGGAAGAGAACGATGTAATTCTTCAGGAAGCTGTTTCCTTGAGCAACATGTCTGTGGTTTACAAGTCATTTGGGTTTGAAAAGGCTGAACAGGTTGAAGCTTTTGCTAAAAACTTGAGAAGCTTACAAGATGTTAATAGGGAACTGAAGCAGAAGGTTGAGACATTGGAAGAGAAGTTAAGAGGGAAAGAGGTGGACAGTCGGGAGCTTAACAGAAAGCTTGAAAAGTTAGAGGATGCCAATGAGCTAAACGATCTCTTAGAACATCAGATTTCAGATAAAGAGGCAATCTTGAGACAGAAGGAGATGGACCTACTAGAAGCAGAAGACATGCTCAAGGATACACATAACGCAAATGCGGAACTGTGCCAAGAAGTTGAAGAGCTGAAGAAAGACTGTAAAGAATCAAGACAACTGAGGGTAAATTTAGAGAGGCGTATCTTTGAACTGTCTGACGTTAGTGGAAGACAAGATGAAGAGATTAAAGTGCTTAGCTGTTTGAAGGAGAGTTTGGAGTCAGAAGTAGAGTTGCTACACAAGGAAATCCAGGAACAGCGAGTTCGAGAGGAGTTCCTGAGTTCGGAGCTGCAGGAGAGAAGCAATGAGTTTGAACTTTGGGATGCGGAAGCAACATCGTTCTTCTTTGATCTACAGATCTCAGCTGTCCGTGAAGTCTTGCTTGAGAACAAAGTTAAAGAACTCACTGGAGTTTGTGAAAGCCTCAAAGATGAAGCTGTCACAAAGACCACAGAGATAAAACGGATTAAAGAAACTGTTGGATTCTTGGAATATGAAGTGACTGAGCTAAAGAATCAATTGTCTGTCTATGATCCTGTGGTAGCATCTCTAGCAGATGATGTAAAATCCCTAGAGCAAAATGCCCTGGTGCTGATGAAACTCCCTACGCTATCTGATCGTTGCAGAGAGGTAAACACATTCGTGTTCTTCTAAATGACATGTTACCTCTAGTGATTAACTTATATGCCTCTACGTTCCTCATCAATTAAACTCTTTTAATTTCCTCAGGATGATGAATATCCAGAAGCGGTGGTCTCTCAAGAACCTAAAGGACATAGCAGTACCAACCAAGAAAATGGAATTGTGCTATTGCAGGACATGAAGAAAAGAATTAAAATCATCGAGCAAGCAGTTGTTGGGGAGAAGAAGAGGCTTGGGAAGCAGAGAAGACGAAGCTCTTCGCACAGAAGCAAAGACCGTAAGCTCTTTGAAGAGATTGAACTTGAAGACAAATTCTCTGGCGAAATCAGACACCAGCCTAGATCACCTGCAATGACCGATGCTATAAATGGTTCACTGATGAAAGACATTCCCCTTGATCATGTTGCAAACTCTCCCTTCTATGGAAGGAGCCGGAGGGGTAGCCGTGGCTCCAGTGACCAGATGCTTGAGCTATGGGAAGAACCTGCTGAACCAGAGTCTACCATCAAGTCTCTGATGAGCAATAAAACCTCGAAAAAGCCTATGATTCCGCGTCTTCATCGCAGAAGCAGGAATCCGTCTATTGAATCTGAGAAAGCTGTTGACAAGTTAGAGTTATCTAGAAACACTGAGGACAATGCAAAGATCATGGAGAGGCTTTTGTCTGATTCCAGAAGATTGGCAAGCCTTAGAATCAGTCTAAGAGATCTGAAAAGCAAGCTGGATCTGAACGAGAAACAAGGCAACAAGTTCAGTAACCCTGATTTTGCTAGAGTGAGGAAACAGCTGAAAGAGATAGAAGAAGCCGTCCTTCAGCTTGCAAACACAAACGAGATTCTTTCCAAGGAAATTGAGGAGACGGGAGACGCCAGAGATATCTACAGAAAGGTGGTTATGGAGAAGTCAAGAGTTGGATCGGAGAAGATAGAGCAGATGCAGCAAGAAATGCAGAGCATTGAGCGAACAGTGCTGAAGATTGAAGACGGAGCAGCCAAAAGTAAAGGAAAGACAAAGTTCTCAGAGAGTAGGACAGTGATACTCTTGAGAGACATTATCCACAAGGGCGGGAAAAGGACAGCTAGAAAGAAGAAAAACCGTTTCTGTGGCTGCATGAGATCTTCGGCTAAGGAAGACTAGGGTGGACGATAACGTAACATCATCTAAGTTTACTATCTTTATTCACTTTGATCATCGAACTGACTCTAGAAGAACTTTGTGACAAGGGTTCTGAAATAATAGAGTAAAACTTGTAGCGTATGCTTAACTGTATGTACCTGGTTTGACTCCTATGTTTCCAAACTAGAATGTGATATTAGATTACCTTCTAAAACATAAGTATCTTACAAGAATGGTTACGTTATGAAACAGTGATCGGCTTGAAATTATGTAGAACCCATTACAAAGATACAAACAGTTGGTTGATAGAATGGTTTTTTTTTCACTGATTTGGGTTTAAGAGAAGGAAAAGCTGGAATAGACCATAGTATCAGCTTCCGGCAATTACTTCTCTTCACTAGGATTGAGCCTGATTCCGAGGAGCCGAGCTTAGGAGGAAAAACTCTCTTGCTGTTGGGAGAGATGGCCTTGATGGTAGTTATAGGGTTATTGCTGAGAATCTCATACATAATCTCTGTTTTCTCTTCAGTCACAGTTTCAAGAGGCTTCGTCTCATTCCTTGACTGCGTTGAATAACTCTCTGGTTTTCTAAAAGATGAAGAACCCACGCCAAGAAAAAACTGTGTGGGAGGCAGCCTGTTCTTAGACAAAGATGGCTGATGATCCACCAAATGTCTGCAAAAAATAACAGAAATTAGGAGCTGTCTTGTTTGTTTGTATGTTGTTTGAAACTCAGTCTTCACTGTACTAACAAGAATTACCTGTACGGTGGCAGTGGTGTCGATGGTTGATCAGAACTTGGGTTCTGCTTGACTTGTTTATTTTCTTGGATTTTTGTCGTTCTTTTCTCATATGTCTCGTGATCCTCCTCTAGTCTTCTCTCCATGATAGCATGTAAATAGGCTGAGAATGTAATCATGTTAAACATCAAACTTTGGGATAGTAATTTTTTTAATGGAAAATGGAGTTGAAGAAGAAGCTAGCCATCCTTTCTTCCGAATGCATTCTTACATCCTTCGCATCTACAGTTTATGGAACAGCCAACTCCACTCTATAAGATCATCAGGGACAAAGTATCTGAATCAGACCATGGAAGATAACCTACGCAGATGAATAGATGATGAAAGAAAAACCTGGAAGCATTCACAGTATTTCTTGAGACAGTTTGATTTCTTGCAGTTACAGCCTCGTTTGTGTCGTGCAGAAGCTCGTGTTTTACTTGCATCGTCCTGCCTAAGATTACAGTTTCATACCTCAGATAAATAGAAGACTGAGTTAGAAGAGGAATAGGAAGATGGAAATGAGAGCTCTTACACTAGTGTCCATGATGGAGTCTGAGATTCTGATGACTTTAGGAGCAAATGCAAGGGGATTTCTGGATTCAATCTGTTTACGAGTAGCCAAGACAGTGTCTTCATGGATAGGTTTGTTGAAGCAATCTATGCATGAACAAGGCTCTATGCAATATACTCCAGCAGCAAAGCATTCACAGTAACTGGCAGAGAGAAAAGAGACTCGAACAATAATGAATAATCATAGAAGAAAATCACAAAACAAAAATTCAGATGATATATCGGATTTTGATTGTCTTATATTGAAAATGAAATTACAAGAATTTTTAATGATCTAGAGTGGTGTCTTTTTCAGCCTTATTACATCATATACTAATATTTATTTTAATATTTAGTCAATGCAAATTTTTATTACAAGTTATGCTTTCTTACAAAATACTGTGCACACAACCAAGATTCGTAGACATGTTTTCATTATGCACATATATTTTTATGGCTACGATAATCAAAACAAAATCAAAACGCATAAAATATTGATAATTTTATTACTTATAAATTACATGATGGAAAGATCGATCTAGAACGTTTTATATTAACTGAAAAACTAAAGATATATAGACCATGAAAACCAAAATAGATAGATGATAACAAATGCAAACCAAGATATATAGAAGGTAACAAATGCACAAAATCCTATAATGACTATAAAAGTATCACTAAATGACCATAAAATATTACAATATGACAAAAAAATAACATAGCAATCAGTACAAACATTAAAAGATGAGCATAAGAAAGTGTAAGACGTTGTTATTGATTTGGGCTTGGTTCAATTTTAAATTTTTTTGTATTTTTTCTACTTTTCTTTTTTGTTATGTTCGGTTTAGATATTAAAATCTGGATATTTTATCTAAACTTATGTACAAAGTAAATAATAACTCGCATATGCACTTCCCTTATTAAAAGGGTTTATTTGTGAATCAGCCATATTTCACCAACAAATTAAGAATATAGTGTTGATTTTGACGTTATTAGATCTCATAGCATTTGTGCAATATTTTCCCGGTTTTGTTCTTCTTTTGAACCAGTTGCCAGTAACAGAAAAAAAAATTGTGATCAATATTGGGTTATAGCACTGGCGGTGGTGGTGACTACAAAGATGATGACAATGTCATGAATGATTAAGAATGAAACAGAGTTTGTCAATCCAAAAGAAACAGTCGTGTTTCACACAAAGATTACTATGACTACGATGATCGGAGAAATATATAATGTTATGGAAGAAGATAAACAAAGTAGATAGAATAGATCATTCTACATATGGTATAGTTCATATTAATGAAATTATAAAATGGTTTAATAATAGTGGCAGTAATGTTTATCCCACGTCAACCCAAACCTTCCATAAACTAAACCCAAAACACTAGTCACTAAACCATAAAAAAAAATATAAACCCTAAACTAAATATCAAAATATGCACACAGTACATAAGAAGCATTATTAAAATAAAGTAGTAACAAACGAAATAGCATAGTACATATTAATGTTCAGATTTTGAAATGTCTATGATTACACTGAAAGAGGTAATGCTTATCCTAAAATCAACTCAAACTTTCCATAAACTAAACCCAACACAATAATCACTAAGCCCTAAACGAAAATATAAACACTAACCCAATATCAAATATGCACATAGTACATAATATGAAGCAGTATCAAAATAGAATAGTAATAAACGAAATAACATAGTATATATTAATCAAATTTTGAAATGTATATGATTATAGGGAAAGAATTAATGCTTACCCCAAAGTCAACAAAAACGTTCGATAAACTAAACACAACACAATAATCACTAAACCCTAAAAAGAAATATAAACCCTAACTCAAAGATCAAAATATGCACACAATACATAATATGAAAATAGTAACAGAAAAAATAGCATAGTAAATGTTGTTCAAATAGTATAGTACAACGAAAATTTATATGACAAATGAGGAAGCCTCGACCGTAACACCATCGTGGTCTGTATATTTCAAAAGCAAAGATGACATATCTAGCATATATTATGGATTTGGAGATGTTTGGGATGGCTATATAATTGGAGATGATCGTATTGTAATGGTGACAAAGGATAAGTGGTGGTAGTTGATAATCGAAGAAGAGAAAGAGATATTTTTCTCTTTCATTAACCGGAAAGTAAGGGTAATATAGTATATATTATAAAAATAATGGAGGTACTTTTTTTTTGTTAGTTACTTAATTATTGTTTATTTTATTGCTATACATCCCTATTTCCCTTATTAAAATATAAAACAAATCAAAACTTAGGTGGCAAACAAATTCTTAGGGCTGGGCAAAAAACCCGAATCCGAAGAACCGAACCGAACCCGATCCGAAAAAGTAGCATCGAATCCGAACCGAAATTGATTAAATATCCGAACGGATTCAAAATTTGGGTATCCAGAGAACCGAAACCGAACCCGACCTGAACCGAAGGTCGGGTACCCGAATGTATCCGAAATAGATTTATATATCTAAATATTTTAATTATTTTTAGATTTAATGTATATTAAAAACATCTAAAATATATAAGATACTTTTAAATCGTCTAAAATACTTGAAAATATATACAAATAGTCAAAAATAAATGTCTAAAATAACTAAAATAACTAAAATATACTCAAAAGACTAATAATACTTGAAATATCTACTGATTCTCAATCAAAATATTCAAATCAAACTAATTTATATGTTAAGTTTAGGTATTCTGACATATGTTATTCAAATTTATATATAATACAATATTTTATTTACAGATTTTGAGAAATTTAAACTATATATTGAATTTTAAAATTTTAAAAATTATTTAAATGGGTTATCCGAACCCGAACCGAACTCGCAAAGATCCGAACCGAACCCGACCCAAAATTTAGAAATACTCGAATATGACTGAAATCTTTAACCTTGAAAACCCGAAACCTGAATAAACCCGAAACGAATCCGAATGGATACCCGAACGCCCACCCC
This sequence is a window from Brassica oleracea var. oleracea cultivar TO1000 chromosome C1, BOL, whole genome shotgun sequence. Protein-coding genes within it:
- the LOC106314022 gene encoding protein NETWORKED 1A-like, with the translated sequence MATVLHSESRRLYSWWWDSHIPKNSKWIHQNLADMDSKVKAMIKLIEEDADSFARRAEMYYKKRPELMKLVEEFYRAYRALAERYDHATVELRHAHKTMAEAFPNQVPFDMIEDSASSSCSEPRTPEKTPPGIQPFYDSDSAATSRRGLSHVGSSETEVERLKRTLVELGAEKEAFSLQYQLSLNKLSRLEKDLKDAQKDVNGLDERASKAEIESRILAQGLAKLEAERDNALLRYNQSMKKIADLEESYAHAQEDVKGLTNRATEAETEAETFKQAQSRLHSEKEAGLARYNQCLVMISTLEKKVKEAEENAVMLSNQSLKAEDEIKALRQELLKANEVKDGLSLRYQQCLETISKLEREVFHAQENAKRLSSEVLAGAAKLKTVEDQCTVLESSNETLKLEADGLTHKLAAKDQELILKQSELEKFQALIHDEHSRFLEIEASLRSLKSLHSQSQEEQKVLTSEIQSRVDMLRELETRNHKLEGEISSVKETNRNLSDSSMISLETQRCEISTLKEVKGNLEEEVARQINQSSALQEEIHRLKDEINSLNRRYQTIMEQVKLAGLDPESLTCSVRNLQDENSKLTELWNHQRGDKDALTEKLREMDNILRKNVGLEKLLLESNTKLDGSREKTKDLQERCESLRGEKSEFNAERANLFSQLQIMTENMQKLLEKNSLLEASLSGANIELQCAREKSKCFEEFFQLLKKDKAELTKERESLISQLHSNKEKLGVLEKKFTELQGRYADLQRDKQYKNLQVEELRVSLATEKQERASYERSTDTRLADLQSNVSFLREECRSRKKEFEEELDRAVDAQVEIFILQKFIEDLEQKNFSLLVECQKYAEASMFSEKLITELESENLEQQMETEFLLHEVDNCRGAIYQVFKALQLEAADQKISKERVPVLRILGGISELKRSLSISEYEKQRLVIENSVLLSLLGEFQSDGMKVESEKQNAERDLETIVHHYGMLKKDMLELLEMNRKLKSELIDREKRELDLRADLQTEHLKFESLHESYTALNQEYSKALDENKTLDLTFSELKGEMHKLLEENDVILQEAVSLSNMSVVYKSFGFEKAEQVEAFAKNLRSLQDVNRELKQKVETLEEKLRGKEVDSRELNRKLEKLEDANELNDLLEHQISDKEAILRQKEMDLLEAEDMLKDTHNANAELCQEVEELKKDCKESRQLRVNLERRIFELSDVSGRQDEEIKVLSCLKESLESEVELLHKEIQEQRVREEFLSSELQERSNEFELWDAEATSFFFDLQISAVREVLLENKVKELTGVCESLKDEAVTKTTEIKRIKETVGFLEYEVTELKNQLSVYDPVVASLADDVKSLEQNALVLMKLPTLSDRCREDDEYPEAVVSQEPKGHSSTNQENGIVLLQDMKKRIKIIEQAVVGEKKRLGKQRRRSSSHRSKDRKLFEEIELEDKFSGEIRHQPRSPAMTDAINGSLMKDIPLDHVANSPFYGRSRRGSRGSSDQMLELWEEPAEPESTIKSLMSNKTSKKPMIPRLHRRSRNPSIESEKAVDKLELSRNTEDNAKIMERLLSDSRRLASLRISLRDLKSKLDLNEKQGNKFSNPDFARVRKQLKEIEEAVLQLANTNEILSKEIEETGDARDIYRKVVMEKSRVGSEKIEQMQQEMQSIERTVLKIEDGAAKSKGKTKFSESRTVILLRDIIHKGGKRTARKKKNRFCGCMRSSAKED